The window cttctcattttattttactttttttttttttgagacagagtcttgctctattgctcagggtggagtgcagtggtgcaatctcaggtcactgcaacttccacctcttgggctcaagagatcctctcacctcagcctcccaagtagctgggactacaggcatgcgccattatgcccagctcatttgtataatttttttagaggtggagttttgccctgttgcccaggctggtctcaaactcctgggcttaagcgagcctcctgccttccaaagtgctgggattatcggtgtgagccactgtgccaggccccatctctattttttttttaattaaaaaaaaaaagtgaggtgaGGAGGAGGCTCTGAGTTTGAGAAATTTGTGGTTGAAGTGAACATCAAGCGTGACtgatgaggctgggcgcggtggctcacgcctgtattcccagcactttgggaggccgaggtgggcggatcatgaggtcaggagatcgagaccatcctggctaacacagtgaaaccccgtctctactaaaaatacaaaaaattagccgggcatggtggcggatgcctgtagtcccagctacttgggaggctgaggcaggaggatggcgtaaacctgggaggcagagcttgtagtgagccaagatcgcgccacagcactccagcttgggcggcagagtgagactttgtctcaaaaaaaaaaaagagtgactgaTGAGggggccgggcacaatggctcacgcctgtaatcccggcactttgggaggccaaggtgggtggatcaccgcaggtcaggagttcgagaccagcgtggccaacatggtgaaaccctgtctctactaaaaatataaaaactggtcgggcttggtggctcacgcctataatcccagcactttgggaggctgaggcgggcagatcacgaggtcaggagatcgagatcatcctggctaacacggtgaaaccctgtctctattaaaaatacaaaaaattagccgggcatgggggcaggcccctgtagtcccagctactcgggaggctgaggcaggagaatggcctgaacccgggaggtggaacttgcagtgagctgagatcgtgccactgcactccagcctgggctacagagcaagactccgtctcaaaaaaaaaaaaaaaaaactagccaggtgtggtggtgggcgcctgtaattccagctacttgggaggctgaggcaggagagttgcttgaacccaggagatggaggttgcagtgagctgcacggtgccactgcactccagcctcagcgacagaatgagactctgtctcaaaaaaaaaaagaatgactgatGAGGGAAGCACAAAGTCAGCACTGAAAGTCCAGCTGAAGCTGAGaccaaggattttcttttttctttttttttttttgagtctttcgcccaggctggagtgaagtggtatgatcttggctcactgcaacctccacccgctgggttcaagcgattctcctgcctcagcctcctgagtagctgggattacaggcacgtgccaccacacctggctaattttttagtagagatggggttttcaccttgttggccaggctagtcctgaacccctgacctcaggtgattcatccgcctgggcttcccaaagtgctaggattacaggcgtgagccaccgtgcctggccgagaccaaggattttcttttttttttttttcttttgagacagagtctggctttggctttccaaagtgcccagattacaggcgtgagccaccgcacccggccgagacCAAGGATTTTCTAAGATTCAAGCTGCAGGATTGTGTGTCCTGATGCATTCATAGGCTACATGCCGAGAAGTTTCCCTGATCCCCATCTCTTCCCTGTGGGTCATCAGAGTTAGGTACCTAGCTCTGACATGGCTCTTTGCCTCTATCTAGGTGAGGGTCCCGATGTCCTGGTGTACAGCTTGGACTTTGGTGGGCATCTGCGGATGATAAAGCGAGTGCAGAACCTGCTTGGCCACTATCTTATCCATGGCTTCCGGGTACGGCCAGAGCCTAATGGAGACCTTGACTTGGAGGCCATGGTGGCTGTGTTTGGAAGCAAGGGACTCCGAGTtgtgaaaattagctggggaCAGGGCCACTTCTGGGAGCTTTGGCGCTCTGGCCTGTGGAACATGTCTGACTGGATTTGGGATGCACGCTGGCTTGAGGGAAATATAGCCTTGGCCCTGGGCCACAACTCAGTGGTGCTATATGACCCTGTAGTAGGGTGCATCCTGCAAGAGGTGCCCTGCACAGACAGGTGCACCCTCTCTTCAGCCTGCCTGATTGGAGACGCCTGGAAGGAGCTGACCATAGTGGCAGGTGCTGTTTCCAACCAGCTCTTGGTCTGGTACCCAGCAACTGCCTTAGCAGACAACAAACCTGTAGCACCTGACCGACGAATCAGTGGGCATGTGGGCATCATCTTCAGCATGTCATACCTGGAAAGCAAGGGATTGCTGGCTACAGCTTCAGAAGACCGAAGCGTTCGTATCTGGAAGGTGGGCGACCTGCGAGTGCCTGGGGGTCGGGTGCAGAATATTGGGCACTGCTTTGGGCACAGCGCCCGTGTGTGGCAGGTCAAGCTTCTAGAGAATTACCTTATCAGTGCAGGAGAGGATTGTGTCTGCTTGGTGTGGAGCCATGAAGGTGAGATCCTCCAGGCCTTTCGGGGACACCAGGGACGTGGGATCCGGGCCATAGCTGCCCATGAGAGGCAGGCCTGGGTGATCACTGGGGGTGATGACTCAGGCATTCGGCTGTGGCACTTGGTAGGGCGTGGGTACCGGGGATTGGGGGTCTCGGCTCTCTGCTTCAAGTCCCGTAGTAGGCCAGGTACACTCAAGGCTGTGACTCTGGCTGGCTCTTGGCGACTGCTGGCAGTGACTGATACAGGGGCCCTGTATCTCTATGACGTCGAGGTCAAGTGCTGGGAGCAGCTGCTAGAGGATAAACATTTCCAGTCCTACTGCCTGCTGGAGGCAGCTCCTGGTCCCGAGGGCTTCGGATTGTGTGCTATGGCCAATGGGGAAGGTCGTGTCAAGGTTGTCCCCATCAACACTCCAACTGCTGCTGTGGACCAGACCCTGTTTCCTGGGAAGGTGCACAGCTTGAGCTGGGCCCTGCGTGGTTATGAGGAGCTCCTGTTGCTGGCATCGGGCCCTGGCGGGGTAGTAGCTTGCCTAGAGATCTCAGCCGCACCCTCTGGCAAGGCCATCTTTGTCAAGGAACGTTGTCGGTACCTGCTGCCCCCAAGCAAGCAGAGATGGCACACATGCAGTGCCTTCCTACCCCCAGGTGACTTCCTGGTGTGTGGTGACCGCCGGGGCTCTGTGCTGCTATTCCCCTCCAGACCAGGTCTGCTCAAGGACCCTGGGGTGGGAGGCAAGGCTCGGGCTGGTGCTGGGGCACCTGTAGTGGGTAGTGGTAGTAGTGGGGGTGGGAATGCTTTCACTGGGTTGGGCCCAGTGTCTACCCTGCCCTCTCTGCACGGGAAGCAGGGTGTGACCTCAGTCACATGCCATGGTGGCTATGTGTATACCACAGGGCGTGATGGAGCCTACTACCAGCTGTTTGTACGAGACGGCCAGCTCCAGCCAGTCCTAAGGCAGAAGTCCTGTCGAGGCATGAACTGGCTAGCTGGGCTCCGTATAGTGCCCGATGGGAGCATGGTTATCCTGGGTTTCCATGCCAATGAGTTTGTGGTGTGGAACCCTCGGTCACACGAGAAGCTGCACATCGTCAACTGTGGTGGAGGGCACCGTTCGTGGGCATTCTCTGATACTGAGGCGGCCATGGCCTTTGCTTACCTCAAGGATGGGGATGTCATGCTGTACAGGGCTCTGGGTGGCTGCACCCGGCCACACGTGATTCTCCGGGAGGGTCTGCATGGCCGTGAGATCACTTGTGTAAAGCGTGTGGGCACCATTACCCTGGGGCCTGAATATGGAGTGCCCAGCTTCATGCAGCCTGATGACCTGGAGCCTGGCAGTGAGGGGCCCGACTTGACTGACATTGTGATCACATGTAGTGAGGACACTACTGTCTGTGTCCTAGCACTCCCTACAACCACAGGCTCAGCCCACGCACTCACAGCTGTTTGTAACCATATCTCCTCGGTACGTGCTGTGGCTGTGTGGGGCATTGGCACCCCAGGTGGCCCTCAGGATCCTCAGCCAGGCCTGACTGCCCATGTGGTGTCTGCGGGGGGGCGGGCTGAGATGCACTGCTTCAGCATCATGGTTACTCCGGACCCCAGCACCCCAAGCCGCCTCGCCTGCCATGTCATGCACCTTTCGTCCCACCGGCTAGATGAGTATTGGGACCGGCAACGCAATCGGCATCGGATGGTTAAGGTAGACCCAGAGACCAGGTAATATATGCTCCTGGGCAGGGTGTGGTATGGGTCATGCAGATGCTCCCAGGCTTGCAGGCTCCACCTGACAGCTGCATGTTGTCTCTGCAGGTACATGTCCCTTGCTGTGTGTGAACTTGACCAGCCCGGCCTTGGCCCCCTTGTGGCTGCAGCCTGTAGTGATGGGGCCGTAAGGTGAGAGCATAGGGCCCAGTGGGACAGGAGACAAAGGAAGTAAGGTTGTCTAGGATGCGTTCTGAGCTGggccaccccccgccccccaggcTCTTTCTTTTGCAGGATTCTGGGCGGATTCTGCAGCTCCTTGCTGAAACCTTCCACCATAAGCGATGTGTCCTCAAGGTCCACTCCTTTACACACGAGGCACCCAACCAGAGGCGGTGAGAGGGGCTGGATGATGGTCCTGCATGGGCTGGGTTGGGGGGTTCCTGTTGAGCTTCATCTCTGTTATTGACCAGGCTGTCTTTTCCTGGCTCTCAGGAGGCTCCTCCTGTGCAGCGCAGCTACTGATGGCAGCCTGGCTTTCTGGGATCTCACCACCATGCTAGACCATGACTCCACTGTCCTGGAGCCTCCAGTGGATCCTGGGCTTCCCTACCGTGAGTAGCTAATGTGCAACCATGGCTACCCCTCCTCACCTGTCACATAGCCCTCACACATGTGGCAGGCGGGGCCCTGACAACtaccctcttcctcttccttcaggGCTTGGCACCCCCTCCCTGACTCTCCAGGCCCACAGCTGTGGTATCAACAGCCTGCACACCTTGCCCACCCGTGAGGGCCACCATCTCGTGGCCAGTGGCAGTGAAGATGGATCCCTCCATGTCTTCGTGCTTGCTGTGGAGATGCTACAGCTAGAAGAGGCTGTGGGAGAGGCTGGGCTGGTACCCCAGCTGCGTGTGCTAGAGGAATACTCTGTCCCCTGTGCACATGCTGCCCATGTGACAGGCCTCAAGATCCTAAGCCCAAGCATCATGGTCTCAGCCTCCATTGATCAACGGCTGACCTTCTGGCGTCTGGGGCATGGTGAACCCACCTTCATGAATAGCACTGTGTTCCATGTGCCTGATGTGGCTGACATGGACTGCTGGCCTGTGAGCCCTGAGTTTGGCCACCGTTGTGCCCTTGGGGGTCAGGGGCTTGAGGTTTACAACTGGTATGACTGAGGTATCCTGCGGTGGCTGGCGTGCTGGGCATGGGGCCTGCTCACAGACAGCATGGAGCAGGGATGGGCTGTCTGTGCCCATGCTCAGCATGCCTTGAGGGGAGGAGGTGGTGGCCGTGGGTTCCTGATGTCGGTGCAGGAGCTGAAGGTGAGTGGAGTGCTGCCAAGAATATGCCCGACTCCCCATGACAAGACAGAACTTTGTAACAAACAGTACCAATTTATTTTGGCCgtgggtttttgctttttttccagtTGATGACTTTGTGAACATTCCCAGGTATTGGAGCCTCTGTGGCCTTAAATGTGGCTCAGTGGAGGGAGACCCAGCATAGCCAGGCCAGTATGGAGCACCTCACGCACAGCTCTCAGAAGCTGCAGGCGGACGAACATCTGACCAAAGAGGTGTGGTCGAGGCTCCTGAAAGAGAAAGGGCCTGCTGGTCTCATCCTCTGCTTCCTTTGCCTTTACCCTATACCTCTCTGCACGTCCCACCCCATTTTGCTGTGTGCTCACCCCCAGGATGTGTACCCGGTTGTAGTAGGAGCTGAAATCCATGCTGAGCTGTACCAGGAACTTGCATATCTAGAGACAGAGACTGAGTCACTGGCCCATCTCTTTGCTCTTGTGCCCCAGGCCAGAATAAAGAATAGAGTGTAGAGTGTCCTGGTTGTCTATGCCTCACCATCTCTGTGCGTACAGCAATGTGGAGCCCCGGGGCTGTGCAGTCCAGCACTGCTGTCCGGCTCAGCAGATCCGGAAAGGGGAGGATACTGTTGAAGAGCAACAACCACTCACCCTGTTGGGGAGAAAGGTGCTGGGAGGGGAAGTCCAGGCCTCCTTGTGCCAGCTACCAGGAGGGACACTCACCTCATCATGTAGCAGTGAGAAGTCCAGACTGCTCACAGGAGGAAAAGTGGGGTACAGACCTTGTTCCATACTACACTTGTAACTCTCAAAGAGTGTGGCAAGACGGGCACAATTATACATGACAAAGGTGCCACTCTTTGTGCCCTTCGTGGAGATACTGCTGTCAGCCAGAGCCAGGAAGAGCTGGGGAATAGAAGCACAGCtgcagagagagaaggcagccacCACACCCTGTGCCCCAACACTGGCCCTGTCAGGCTCCCAGGCTCACCTGACTCTGTGGGGCTGTGCTCAGCATCTCAAACTTGATGGTGGCCACAGAGAGAACACCAAAGATCTCTGTCCAGGCTGGGTCTGAGGGAGTATAGGGTTGGTCAGTCAGTCTGCAGGCAAGGGCAGGGATGCAAAAAACCTGCCCCTAACCCAGAACATAGCCAGGGTTTCCCAGGCACACCTTGTGCCAGATCCCCACCATGCTTCAGTGCTGAGGCCTTGCACACCTGGGTATGCCGGAACCTGTGTTTGGAAGAGAGGAAGGCCAGTGGGCAGGGTCCTGGGTAAAGAGTCCCCCCTCATTACCCTGGCTTAGGTTGGTGTTCCTCCCAGCCTCACTCACTCGTAGTACTCAGGGGCAGTCATCAGAGTGCCAGGTGCACCAGCTACTTTCACAGGGCCACAGATGAGGTGCTTCTGTCAGAAAGATGTCAGGGGCTCAGCCTAGTTGGCGCTACTCTCCAGGAAGTCCCTTGAGGAGCCCAAATCTGGTGCCTCTACTCAGCCCAGACTCCCTCAAATTGGAACTGCCAGGTTGAGTGCCTCCGTCTACCCAGCCACTCAGGCTACGCATGGTTCATCCTTCTCAACCTGGTCTTCAGTGTTCTTGGGATGTGTCTACAGACCCCCCTTCCCCAGAGCCTCTGCACCTGCTGTACATGCCCTCTCAAGTCCAGCAACTCCCCCAAGGTCAAGTGTTGGTTTCTGTCAGCTAACAAGCCCCTCGGTGGGTTTTCAAGGGCCCTCTGAGGTTGGGGGTTAGGTGGTGGGGAGCTCCACCATCATTATTAACCTACCTGTCTGAGTGGAGCCTTGTCAACCAACTTCTGCCAAAGCAGGTCCAACTTCTGTTGCTGGAACTCCTCCTCACAGCTAACAACATGTACAACCAGGCAGCCGCCTGTACCAGTATCTGAGGCCCCAGCCTAAGGGAGGACAATCATAACTGTGGAAGTACAGTATACTTGGTTTGGGAGAACCTACAGGGCTGGGAGTCACTAACCAGGCCTGGGTGGCTGTCCTCGGGCCAATGCCATAGAGCCTCTTGCAGCTCAGCCAGCACAGAGAGGAGATCCTCAGTCACTGAAAAGAGAACAGACAGGTGCTGAGACTGACAAGAAGCAGAGATGTGCCCCTAACCCCCTCCTGCCTTTTCTGGCCCTGCTAGGCTTCAGGTCCTACCCAGACAGTTGTCCAGGTTGGGGTCATAG is drawn from Homo sapiens chromosome 3, GRCh38.p14 Primary Assembly and contains these coding sequences:
- the DALRD3 gene encoding DALR anticodon-binding domain-containing protein 3 isoform 3 (isoform 3 is encoded by transcript variant 3) — its product is MATRRLGVGETLGALNAALGPGGPVWIKETRTRHLRSRDFLAPHRALQARFDDGQVPEHLLHALACLQGPGVAPVLRCAPTPAGLSLQLQRSAVFERVLSAVAAYATPASPASLGQRVLLHCPALRSSPCALRLSQLRTVLVADHLARALRAHGVCVRLVPAVRDPHMLTFLQQLRVDWPAASERASSHTLRSHALEELTSANDGRTLSPGILGRLCLKELVEEQGRTAGYDPNLDNCLVTEDLLSVLAELQEALWHWPEDSHPGLAGASDTGTGGCLVVHVVSCEEEFQQQKLDLLWQKLVDKAPLRQKHLICGPVKVAGAPGTLMTAPEYYEFRHTQVCKASALKHGGDLAQDPAWTEIFGVLSVATIKFEMLSTAPQSQLFLALADSSISTKGTKSGTFVMYNCARLATLFESYKCSMEQGLYPTFPPVSSLDFSLLHDEYPPLSGSAEPDSSAGLHSPGAPHCCTHRDDMQVPGTAQHGFQLLLQPGTHPGGASTTPLWSDVRPPAASESCA
- the DALRD3 gene encoding DALR anticodon-binding domain-containing protein 3 isoform X2, translated to MATRRLGVGETLGALNAALGPGGPVWIKETRTRHLRSRDFLAPHRALQARFDDGQVPEHLLHALACLQGPGVAPVLRCAPTPAGLSLQLQRSAVFERVLSAVAAYATPASPASLGQRVLLHCPALRSSPCALRLSQLRTVLVADHLARALRAHGVCVRLVPAVRDPHMLTFLQQLRVDWPAASERASSHTLRSHALEELTSANDGRTLSPGILGRLCLKELVEEQGRTAGYDPNLDNCLVTEDLLSVLAELQEALWHWPEDSHPGLAGASDTGTGGCLVVHVVSCEEEFQQQKLDLLWQKLVDKAPLRQKHLICGPVKVAGAPGTLMTAPEYYEFRHTQVCKASALKHGGDLAQDPAWTEIFGVLSVATIKFEMLSTAPQSQLFLALADSSISTKGTKSGTFVMYNCARLATLFESYKCSMEQGLYPTFPPVSSLDFSLLHDEGEWLLLFNSILPFPDLLSRTAVLDCTAPGLHIAVRTEMVRHRQPGHSTLYSLFWPGAQEQRDGPVTQSLSLDMQVPGTAQHGFQLLLQPGTHPGGASTTPLWSDVRPPAASESCA
- the DALRD3 gene encoding DALR anticodon-binding domain-containing protein 3 isoform X1, whose amino-acid sequence is MATRRLGVGETLGALNAALGPGGPVWIKETRTRHLRSRDFLAPHRALQARFDDGQVPEHLLHALACLQGPGVAPVLRCAPTPAGLSLQLQRSAVFERVLSAVAAYATPASPASLGQRVLLHCPALRSSPCALRLSQLRTVLVADHLARALRAHGVCVRLVPAVRDPHMLTFLQQLRVDWPAASERASSHTLRSHALEELTSANDGRTLSPGILGRLCLKELVEEQGRTAGYDPNLDNCLVTEDLLSVLAELQEALWHWPEDSHPGLAGASDTGTGGCLVVHVVSCEEEFQQQKLDLLWQKLVDKAPLRQKHLICGPVKVAGAPGTLMTAPEYYEFRHTQVCKASALKHGGDLAQDPAWTEIFGVLSVATIKFEMLSTAPQSQLFLALADSSISTKGTKSGTFVMYNCARLATLFESYKCSMEQGLYPTFPPVSSLDFSLLHDEGEWLLLFNSILPFPDLLSRTAVLDCTAPGLHIAVRTEMICKFLVQLSMDFSSYYNRVHILGVSTQQNGVGRAERYRVKAKEAEDETSRPFLFQEPRPHLFGQMFVRLQLLRAVREVLHTGLAMLGLPPLSHI
- the DALRD3 gene encoding DALR anticodon-binding domain-containing protein 3 isoform X6, with translation MLTFLQQLRVDWPAASERASSHTLRSHALEELTSANDGRTLSPGILGRLCLKELVEEQGRTAGYDPNLDNCLVTEDLLSVLAELQEALWHWPEDSHPGLAGASDTGTGGCLVVHVVSCEEEFQQQKLDLLWQKLVDKAPLRQKHLICGPVKVAGAPGTLMTAPEYYEFRHTQVCKASALKHGGDLAQDPAWTEIFGVLSVATIKFEMLSTAPQSQLFLALADSSISTKGTKSGTFVMYNCARLATLFESYKCSMEQGLYPTFPPVSSLDFSLLHDEYPPLSGSAEPDSSAGLHSPGAPHCCTHRDDMQVPGTAQHGFQLLLQPGTHPGGASTTPLWSDVRPPAASESCA
- the DALRD3 gene encoding DALR anticodon-binding domain-containing protein 3 isoform X4 codes for the protein MLTFLQQLRVDWPAASERASSHTLRSHALEELTSANDGRTLSPGILGRLCLKELVEEQGRTAGYDPNLDNCLVTEDLLSVLAELQEALWHWPEDSHPGLAGASDTGTGGCLVVHVVSCEEEFQQQKLDLLWQKLVDKAPLRQKHLICGPVKVAGAPGTLMTAPEYYEFRHTQVCKASALKHGGDLAQDPAWTEIFGVLSVATIKFEMLSTAPQSQLFLALADSSISTKGTKSGTFVMYNCARLATLFESYKCSMEQGLYPTFPPVSSLDFSLLHDEGEWLLLFNSILPFPDLLSRTAVLDCTAPGLHIAVRTEMICKFLVQLSMDFSSYYNRVHILGVSTQQNGVGRAERYRVKAKEAEDETSRPFLFQEPRPHLFGQMFVRLQLLRAVREVLHTGLAMLGLPPLSHI
- the DALRD3 gene encoding DALR anticodon-binding domain-containing protein 3 isoform X5, giving the protein MLTFLQQLRVDWPAASERASSHTLRSHALEELTSANDGRTLSPGILGRLCLKELVEEQGRTAGYDPNLDNCLVTEDLLSVLAELQEALWHWPEDSHPGLAGASDTGTGGCLVVHVVSCEEEFQQQKLDLLWQKLVDKAPLRQKHLICGPVKVAGAPGTLMTAPEYYEFRHTQVCKASALKHGGDLAQDPAWTEIFGVLSVATIKFEMLSTAPQSQLFLALADSSISTKGTKSGTFVMYNCARLATLFESYKCSMEQGLYPTFPPVSSLDFSLLHDEGEWLLLFNSILPFPDLLSRTAVLDCTAPGLHIAVRTEMICKFLVQLSMDFSSYYNRVHILGEPRPHLFGQMFVRLQLLRAVREVLHTGLAMLGLPPLSHI
- the DALRD3 gene encoding DALR anticodon-binding domain-containing protein 3 isoform X3; this encodes MATRRLGVGETLGALNAALGPGGPVWIKETRTRHLRSRDFLAPHRALQARFDDGQVPEHLLHALACLQGPGVAPVLRCAPTPAGLSLQLQRSAVFERVLSAVAAYATPASPASLGQRVLLHCPALRSSPCALRLSQLRTVLVADHLARALRAHGVCVRLVPAVRDPHMLTFLQQLRVDWPAASERASSHTLRSHALEELTSANDGRTLSPGILGRLCLKELVEEQGRTAGYDPNLDNCLVTEDLLSVLAELQEALWHWPEDSHPGLAGASDTGTGGCLVVHVVSCEEEFQQQKLDLLWQKLVDKAPLRQKHLICGPVKVAGAPGTLMTAPEYYEFRHTQVCKASALKHGGDLAQDPAWTEIFGVLSVATIKFEMLSTAPQSQLFLALADSSISTKGTKSGTFVMYNCARLATLFESYKCSMEQGLYPTFPPVSSLDFSLLHDEGEWLLLFNSILPFPDLLSRTAVLDCTAPGLHIAVRTEMICKFLVQLSMDFSSYYNRVHILGEPRPHLFGQMFVRLQLLRAVREVLHTGLAMLGLPPLSHI